GGAGAACAGAAGCCAGCATGTCCAGCACCAGTACcgtgcttcagttctgtttctaGACTTCTGGCTGGTTTCTACGACccttgcattgtttattgaatgtctcaTCTGTCAGTTGAATTAACTAGCTCtatgtgatctgccttgagtccaagtgagaaaggcagacaataaataacatacataaatgaaataagtaaacaAAGACTCCTCCATACTTAGGTTGGGAAGTAGCTTGGAACTACCTCTGGCTTTGCAGAGGTTAAGCAGATCATGACAACAGAGAGGGCATTTCTCATCTGTGAAACATCTGCCACAGATGGTTTCACAAGATTCTCCTGTTAATTTTCTTTATGTTCTATCGAGACTGTTTTCTGTGGCTTTACTTGGTAGGGATATGCTTATTCCtgtctttttaaaagttaattgaATTTTCTCTTGCTTATagttctgttccccccccccccacagttttgCATGCActtaaattgatttttatttgagGTTCTTGATTTTATTGTTTGCAGCTGCGTGGACTTATTAAAGTTGAAAAGAGGCCTATAAATATTTTTTCCCTGAGAATTTGAGGTTCCTTTGCACAGCCAATAGTCTTACGGCCTGTTCTAAtaccatcttaagcagagttatccCTTCTaagtctccctctccctcccctctcgccccccccccaataatgtcTTGCAAATTTGTTAGATTCTGTGGTTTGAGAGACTgagatgtttcttttctttcatttctcCTGTTTCAGAATATGACAGATACCTAGCATCCAGCAAAAGCATGGCAGCAGCTTACCTAGATCCAAACTTGAATCACACTCCAAGTTCAAGCACAAAGACGCATCTCAGTACTGGGATGGAGCGTTCCCCAGGGGCCATGGAACGAGTCCTAAAGGTTTTCCATTACTTTGAAAACAACAGCGAGCCAGCAACATGGGCGAGCATTATACGTCACGGGGACGCCACAGATGTTTGGGTGAGTTGATTTTTATATAAAATAATGCAGAGATGGTTGTATGAAGGTCCTCGGATTGTAACATAGATGACCTGATGCTGAGGAGAAGAATGCAGATGTTGTAGTACTTGGAAGGTCTTTATTCAGCTCATGCTGTGAGTCATCCCAGGCAAAGCTTTAATTTGCAGCAGTTTTCTCGAGAGAAGAGGGAGGATGTAAAACCACGTGTGTGTCAGTTTTAACCTATTTTGTGTAATTGTTCAATTTCTGTGCCATGGATCTCATTTTTGGCAGGCAGTAGCTTAATTTGCTCCTGGATTTGGGCTGTGTGTGAAGATATTAATTAGTATCTAAAAAGGATATGTGGAAGTTGTGGTTTTAAAGTCCATTTAATAAAAGGGAGTGGGCTGCATAGTGCGACCAGAATGGTCTCTGCGCCAGCCTTCTGACAGATTGAACCCAATTGGCCTTCTAAATGCCGTTACTATATACAAGACATCAGAGAAACAGGATAAAACAACGCAACAGCTTTTATTCACTCTCAGGTATAAGAAAAGTAAGGAAGTTCAGTAAAGAGGCTTACAGCCATATACAAGCTATATATACGAGCTCTTTCTGACACATCCAGGGGAATGCTGATAGTCACTTTGGggccagtcagcaatttttctccaggccagtttgggaagggatcctggaggtttttgccgtcTTCCggatatggagcaggggtcattggggatATATGTGTGTACGTGGGGGAAGTATTTGtagagttcctgcattgtgcaggggttggactagatgatcctggaggttcccttccaactctgtgattctattctatgattctattctatgattctattctattctattctattctattctattctattctattctattctattctattctattctattctattctattctattctattctattctattctattctattctattctaacAAACACACAGCTGTGGCTGGGCTCATCAAGGCATAATGTTTCAGTTTCAACCCTTGCGGTTACTAAATGGTTAACTattgaggggaaggcctcagcctcttatgccttgttgttggccatccGGAGAAAGTGgtcggtcactgtgtgagacaggatgctgggctagatagaccactggtctgattcagcagggctcttcttatgttcttattgttagGACGAATGCTACTTTCCCATCGGCTCCTCCCATCATTACCCATCTTCCCTCAGAAACTAGGCTGTGAGAAAACTTCAGTCTGTTGCTACATATTGATAGATACAAGACCAGTAGCCccttagacaccaacaagatgttttgggtataagctttctagAGTCGAAGGTCCttagactcttgaaagcttatctcccaaaaatcttgtttgtgtctaaggggctactggacttgaatctagctgttctccaCTGGTCCGGGGATGGAGCAGTCTGAACAGGCTGGTGCACTGCTGTCCTAAGGATGTGGAGCAGAGCTGTTCTATTTGCCTCTGGTACAGAATCCTTGGTTGAGGGGACTTTTTCCTATGTTTTCTCCCACCCTCATCCTCCTTGGACCAGACTCTTCCCTCTTGCTGCACAATCTGATGCTTCATTTCCTTTCCACTGAGTCTGTACATATCGCAGAGTACAAGACTTGGAAGTACACCCTGGCAGTTGCTttgttctcctcccccctcccccccccgctccgccCTCTGGTTTGTGTAGGTGGTTTTTCTGTTGAGCAACTTGAGAATGTTGAGAGGATTCTTGGAGGATTCTTACGTGTCCCTTTCCAATCCTGGCTGATAAAATCTGCTAGAAGAGGGCCAAGCCAATGGGTATTCTAGATGATTGTTGGGGGTTGATTGTCTTCCACCTATGGCTGTTGTGATTATTtacttggggaaggggggaaacacaCCATACTCTGGGAATCACAGAGAACACTTATTAGCAAGTCTCACATTTATTTTCTGGAGCAACTTTCTTGTATGTTGATGACTGATGATTTTGCTCCATCTGTTTTTGGATGAGAGACTATGTGGATCCTTTTCAGTCCAGCTTCTAGCCCAGCTTTGGAGCATGCTGCCCTGGTGCATAACTTATAGAAGAGAATACATCCTTGTTGGTTGTTTGCAGGTGTcactttatagaaaaataggtagtggaagtcatccagggattgttatgcaagtgcacctactattcagtggagaaggtgagaaggaggtggaactgtcagaaaagttcagaagctgtgctcctgtaagctcctgctgaatccgaggcctggacatCTAAGTTTCTTCTGATATTACTATGTATGGCATCCACCTGTATCATCCATTAGTGTCTCAAGTATTAATCTGAACTGGCTAGAGCAGCACTGGGGGTACTGTTATATGGTGACCTCCATTTTTCCTTGGTAGATCCCAAGTGATGATGGTATGTATCTACACTAGAAGTAAGGAGAGCAGGTATATAGGACAGGGGTTAATAATTGTGTCCTGACCCTGGAATGCCTTTCCTCTGAATATTGATCATTCAGGTTAAGACTTCTTGTACTTCAAAAGGCATCTGGATGAGTTTGGCTAAGTTGTAATTTATACTCATGctgattttttctttcttttatgttgaactgttttgaactgttttgaagccccgtggcgcagagtgttaaagctgcagtcagagccctctgctcacgacctgagttccataccagcggaagctggttcaggtagccggctccgggtcgactcagccttccatccttccgaagtcggtcaaatgagtccccagcttgctagggggaaagtgtagatgactggggaaggcaatggcaaaccaccccataaaaagtctgctgtgaaaacgttgtgaaatcaatgtcaccccagagttgaaaaccactggtgcttgcacaggggactacctttaccttttttaaatctAGACTTGTGTATCTAAGGCAAGAATTGGTAATTTAATTCTGGCAGTgcagctggtttgccattgcctgtcagTGTAGAAACGTTGGACTTCCTTAGGGGTCCCCTATCCAATTACTCAGGGTAaacatgcttagcttctgaagtctGACAAGATGGACTAGCCTGGAACATCCAGGTCTCACCTACCCCCTGACAAAGTCCTTCACCACTATCATCGGTTAGTTGGAATTTGACAACCTCTCGCTGTTTGGCTCAGGCACATGCGTTTCACAAAGCTAATCTGAGAAACTGGTTTATAATTTTAGATTACGTGCCGATCAATAGCCGTGCTGTCGTTTACATAATACCGTATCTTGAGATGTGAAACAGGAGAGCCTTCTTGATTCTCTTACAGCTTGATTTAGGCTCAGATCCGGTGTCATCTTGAGGTCATTCCTTGGTCATTTGTGAACTTGCCAGTGAGGGCATGCTGCCAACAAGATTGCATAGTTTTCGCTTTTTCTGTGGCTTATACATCAGTGATCTCTGCTGGATTCCCCTGAATGCTTCTTTTCCTTTTTCAATCTCATCTTTGTCTTGTATAAAATATATCTCCCACTCCAATATAAAAAAAAAGACTGCAGTTTTTCATTTGTTAGGAAACCGGTGTCCTACTTGGCCAGCTTTGTGAAATAAACGCTGCGTGTTGCAGAGTTTTTGTGCCAGGTTCATAAAGCAGAGGAAAATGAATTAGTTACATTCTGTGGATGGCTCTATTTATGTGCAGATTGCATGTGAGGCGGAGGGATTAGCAGTGTGCCCAACTGGGGATGGTAGTGGCTGGCAAAACACCAGGCTTTCATTTAACTGCATGCAAATTTCACTGTTAGGGTGGCCATAGAGTTAAACTCTTGGAGCTAGCGGTGAACGATACAGCAAGGGAACTGTCCTTTGCAGCAGACTTTTGAACACTTGTCGCTATaagaaagccctgacctggataatccaGACTAGCCCGGTTttatcagatctcggaaactaagcagggttggccctgatcagTTTTTGGACGGGAGACTGTCAGGAATACCAGGTTCATAACATGGAgatgaacgtctcttgccttagaaACCTCCCAGGTTCACCGTAAGTGAACTGTGGCTTGAAggcaatgaataaataaataaaatgggtaCCTGTCCCATGCAGCAAACTTTAAAACACTTGTAGCCAGAGGAAAACTTGCTCACATGGTGGCAAATTAAAATAAGGGtaggtttttgtttttattagaaaTGAATCAACAAGTTTCGCCATGTTTTCCATGCtgtgcttaaaaaggtaaaggtagccccctgtgcaagcgccagtcgtttccaactctgggctgacgtcgcatcacgacattttcacggcagactttttttttaacggggtggtttgccattgcctcccccagtcatctacacttcccccccccagcaagctgggtactcattttaccgacctcagaaggatggaaggctgagtcaacctggagccggctacctgaatgcagcttccgccaggatcgaactcaggtcgtgagcagagcttcgactgcagtactgaagcttaccgctctgcgccatggggcttagGTTAGAAGAAATGCTGTGCAGAAAAGACATTCATCATggctccctttctccttccccctgGAGGCCAAGGATTATCACAGTTGTTTCCCATCATCAGTAGAACTTATTGCTTTGTAAGAAATCAGGGTGAGGTGTAATCTTTTACAGTATTGCACAGTTTTGAGGAAAAAATTGTGCCCCGCTATCTTCAAAGCTTTGGGATATTATTAATAAAGGAACTTTGAAAATGCCATGCAGTATtgttacaaacacacacacacacacagccacttATATAAAGTtgccagatgtcctcttttttttagaggacatgccctcttttgtgtgtgtgtggtgtgtgttcGTCCTCTTTTAggctcttcttttaaaaaggtgaaaatgtcctctttttgggaTGGAAATTTAGCACTATTCCtggttagtagcaattatcacagcttaaacagtaggggtatttaaaatgggatttgtcatagtgattacttttttgaagtagtcagttgggaaatatgtcctTCTTGCTTTTCAAAATGTGGTAACCTTGACTCAAACCACTGCAGTCCAAGTTTACGGACCGACAGCACTTTGTCCCATAAGTTCTCGCCTGAGTACCGGTTTAGATCTAGCAGGGATTAGTTTGAATGCTTAAACTTTCCAGCAGCAAGCGAACAAAGACCACAGCATGAAAACTTACTCAGCAGTAACAGCCTTGCCTATTAGGAGTGCTTCTGTCACTGTGGAGATTCATGTTGACACTTAAGGACAAGCAAAGGAATTCAGGAGCTTATGCGAGAGAGTTAGCAGGGTCCCCCCCCACTCTTTAATCTTTTCTGCTCTTTCAGGAAGGTAGTTGGAAAGCTGGTAGCCATCAGTGAGAAGGTTTAGAAGATTATGTTTTAAAGCAGTTGTACTCATTTTAATATGAAATACTTGAAGGACGTACTCTCGTGCTGTTTGAACTGACTCAGCTTGTGGAAAATGAATTTGAAATGCCACAATAAATTCTTTTAAACACTTGTAGCTAGAATTTTATTAGCATGAAATGCTTATATTGAGTAGTTtgtaatgctgttgttttttaaattgtactCAGTTTTGTGTAGAAGGCagattttttttgcatataaaaaGGCTATACACTGAGACTTGTTCTGTCCAATTTTGTGAACTCaaattgcatttctttttctcctttccagGGCATAATCCAGAAAATAGTGGATAGTCACAAAGTTAAGAATGTAGCCTGTTATGGTTTGCGTCTCAGTCACCTGCAGTCAGAAGAAGTTCATTGGCTGCATCCAGACATGGGAGTGTCCAATGTGAGAGAGAAATTTGAACTAAGTCATGCTCCAGAGGAATGGAAGTAAGATTTTAACCTTTCTCATTATTTGAGTGCATACCCTTTGAAAATTGTTTAAGTTCATACACTGGGGAAAAATTCGAAATAGTGGATTCCTTTTTTATCTGTCCAGGGAATTATTctagagtgttgaactcatttgttatgaggtccggatctgacacaaatgagaccttgtcgggccgggccatgagtatacctatttaagattaggtaacagagatataaactttttaaagaacacagtcaaacacaactaaagattttaaaaaaaaattaaaataaaacatgcttaaaatattagcacttattggacttaaagatgctttctttgtattttccccatgggatccacgaaactgggcaaaggaagctctggctctttccctccctccccaggggaccaggagggggaggggagccagtggagaaaacagaggctttgctctggagttctgctgtgcaattgagcaagcttggtaaagcaagctgttatgcagaaggaagcaagagagagggagaaggaagcagacaagagctagttgctcaggggcctgatgggagccctttgGGGGACGGATTTGGCAgctaggccgcatgtttgacacaccttgTGTAGACGATTGAGAGGAACTGCATCTTTCAATGATGTGTGGTTCTGGTTGCCAGAGTAGTGACAGGGGGAATAGAAGATGAATTAAGGGAATTCTTTGTATCTCTTTTCATTGTGAAAAATGAGGGGCATAAGCCCACACCAGAACCATTTGAAGAATTTGAGTCAGGTTGAGATGAAGTTCTAGGACTACTTGGACAACTGATGCTGAAGTTCTGGGATTATTAGgcaaaatgaaaattagtaagACTCCAGATACTGATAATATATTCCCTCTCCTGTAACACTAGAACTTAAGGATACCCGTTGAAtggttcaagacagacaaaagtgATTAAATTGAGAAATTCACCAGCAGCCAACATAGTGATGGCTATGAGCACAGATGAATTTAAGAGGGAATTAGATTTATGGAGGATTGGTTTAGTCATGCTGACAACAAACCTCTGATTGCCAATGTTTGGAGGCAGGAAGTTTTTGAAGTCTGTGCACTCTTTGTTGAATCTCTGGGGCAGCTGGTTGGCGGCCATGTGAAGCAgtatgctggactacatggactccTTGTTTGGTCCTGCAGGGTCCTGACTGTGTTTTTATGTTGAGGGCAGGTCTCATGTGTAGAGACTGCATTGATCTGTATGCATGAAAGATATCAATGGGGTAGCGTTGGTGAGTGATTCTTGAGCTTGCTGAAATACACAGGTTGTGATGGAAAGCCTATCTTGGATAGCTTTATCTTCTGTTTCAGCAGTCTGAGACAAGGAAGGATGTGGCTGCTTATCTGCTGTTCATTAATCCTGCTGACAAAACAAGGAGATACGTTGCATTGGGCAGTCCATGAGTGGAGTGGAGAAATAATAAGGGAAATAGAGTGAATTAAAAACAAGAAGTCAGGCAGTagggaaaaaaatcacaattgGAATGCAGTTGCTCTTGGGCTCAAAGGCTTGAAGGAATATGCCAGGTGACAGACTGGATATCAGGAGGGAGAAGTTCATTAGAACTAACATCATTTGCAGTTTGGGTTTGCCCTGAAGTTTTCCCATGTTTTTGGAGCTGTAGATGCTGTTGCGAGGGGGGAGAGGTGAGAAACATGACTGGTGAGTTTGCCCTTGATCTTTTCAGTCTTTCTGCCAGTCTGGGTTCCAGTAAGAAATGACTTTAGTGGTACTTATGGATGATCACCACCTTTGAGTGGGTAAGGGGAATTCACCTCTGTTGTTGGGGTTAGATCTGTTGGCAGCCTTCAgcgctgtagatcaggggtgtcaaacatgtggcctggggctggatcaggcctgcaaacgtctgcttccttctccctctctcttgcttccttctgcatcacagcttgcttaattgcacaggagctacagagcaaagcctctattttctctattgactgaggctcttcccttggggaggaagggggggagggagagcttgctttgccagtctctttTCAGcgatacagcagagctacagagccaagcctctcttccttctattggctgaggctcctcccttagggaaggagggaagagggagagctGCCCTTACTACACAGAGACAGAAGGGAAAGGTGGGAGAGGGAGTTGGGAATAGAGAGTTGGGTTTGTTGGGGTTGTTATCCCTGGGCTCCCCTGGGTGCTAGtgggttcccctcccccttttcactggcTTCATGGCTTCATGATTCAGTCTTTCGTAGTAAGAAAGCAATGTGAATTATTTAGATGAGCAATAACAACAAaccagtgaggtagattagactgagagtatgtctccagaccaagttcactcagtctgtttcctttatagactggggattttgtGCTTAAACTTCCCATACTGTAGGCTGATACAGATCACTATACATTGCTCTTTCTCTATTCTTGGACTGACACATTGGAGTTGTAGTTACTTCTTTGGGGAcggctatagttttgtagacaaacacatagccctcagtttggatcatggtgccttcacatattcTTGACCAGGCACAATAAGCAATTTACATACATAAGCTTGcagtgctcagccatttcatgttttcctctgcatcttaggctcaaagcattgatttctgtaatgaatgttaataaatcaaaCATAGGTTTCCACCTTATGTaatgaacaacacctgaacaagattgctatagcacataCATTGtctacagattttgatgcaataattcaaagcaagatgtgtcagttatcagagattgttaaataaacaaaatattgcaagagtactaatgttttcagcatgttttattttatgtttttttaaaaaaatctttaattgcttttgtgccctttaaaaagtttatgtctTTGCTatattacacacatggcccagcccaacaaggtctcatttatatcagatctggccctcataacaaatgagtttgataccccagCGTGTAGATCCTGCCACATTGCTGAGACAACCAGTAGATCTTGAAAGATTGGTCTTTTCTATCAGATCAGTCATGAAAGGTTGCAGTGGGAGATATGAATGATTCCCTTGGGACCTGATGGGGCTGGAGTGCACAAAGCTTGGTGTTATCCTCCCATGCTGTTTAATGTCTATGTAAACCTCCTTAACTGAGATTGTCCAGAGCTTTGAAGTAAGTTATCAATATGATGACAGCTATTGATTACTCTGAATAAgcttccagcagcagctgcctctgTTCTCGCCTGGCAACTGAATGTGTTGGCCAAATAGCTGACCGGGAACTGAAGCAGGATTACTATAAGGTGCAAGTGAGGCAGCCTTGAAAGTGAGACTGCTTTAAATTGGTTTGTTCTTCCTACCTTTGATGGTGTATAACTTTTGCTGAAAATATGAGTTAAGAACTTGAGAGTCTCGTTGGATCCTGATCTTGCTGGGCAGCCTCCTGGAAGAGTCCAAGGGTGCTTCTATCCTCCTTCCTTTCCATCAAGGCTCTGAGACAGGATTATACTACACAGCTTCTGGGGCAGCATGAACCCTGAACAAATAGAATTGTACCATACAGCTTCAGGGGCAACATGAACTCTGAGCAAAGGGGGAATCCCCCGCTTGAGGAAGCACAGTTTCAGGTTTGTTTGTAATGTATTTAAATATCTGTTCTCTTAGCATTGCCTTAATGTTTGTTATTTTATCAGattgttttttttctgttgcttttACCTGCCTGGGGACCCaagatgctcaggagaaaggcaggcatatcactacattaaataaataaacaaaacagcaGATTCCTGTGTAATCTCTGTAACTCCATTTTACTTTTTGCTTGCACCTAATGATGTTCCTTCTAATTCTCCTCCATCCCAgctgagtggagcagttcacaaCCTGAGCAAAATATACCTGCTGTAATCTTTAAGCGACCAATGGGCTGTGCAAGACCCTGGGTGGCTCCAGAGCgaggcttcctgtgttaatgagcagctACTCACATGCAGAGTGTAAAAGAAGCATGAGTGCCTAACCTATAGTTTGTATGGGAGGATGGCCAGCGGGCCACTCTCAAGAAAATATTTCTCCCTGTTTTCATTAGTACTTTCCCTGAGTCCTTATCTAAGAAAGCTGACTGGTTCTCCTCCACTGCTTGCTTTTCTCTGTGTTTAGGGGTGTAACTTTAATGATGATGCTCTTGACTTGTAGCCATCATTTAGGATATAAGATGTTTTGTTTTAGCTATGAAATTTGCCTCAGAATTCTGGCTAACTTTgcactatgtgtgtgtgttttgaggccCAGTGGATAGAAGTGTAGCCTTCTACTTCTATAGGTTTGACAATTTATTAAAATCTCCTTGTAAGCAAACCTGGATCTTGCATATCGTTTTCTTAGGATTGCTGCAAACCTTGGAGCTTCTGGACAGGGCTCCAAACAATTCCACATTGTGGGCCTTTGGGGCAG
Above is a window of Heteronotia binoei isolate CCM8104 ecotype False Entrance Well unplaced genomic scaffold, APGP_CSIRO_Hbin_v1 ptg000951l, whole genome shotgun sequence DNA encoding:
- the LOC132590880 gene encoding focal adhesion kinase 1-like, which gives rise to MAAAYLDPNLNHTPSSSTKTHLSTGMERSPGAMERVLKVFHYFENNSEPATWASIIRHGDATDVWGIIQKIVDSHKVKNVACYGLRLSHLQSEEVHWLHPDMGVSNVREKFELSHAPEEWK